In a single window of the Terriglobus roseus genome:
- a CDS encoding choice-of-anchor D domain-containing protein — protein MKILSATKRLMTPLFLSLLALAPTAFAQSHVVMSQVYGGGGNASATYRYDFVELYNPTAAAVDLSSYTIQYASATSTSATAWSKVQLSGSIQPGKYFLAQLCIGNTGTSNGILPPTADFTAPNTDNATSCVPALAAGAGKVALVSNTTLLSGTGGTVTGLSGTGCPTTNTAAIVDFVGYGSTANCTESLTSAVSRTADLSSTKSAIRDASNDDTGDTATDFTVGTPNPRNSSYGTTPAATLAIASSTATPASIAPGDSTVLSVTVTPGSATTAVTATVDLTSVGGSATQVLVAGTTANTYTYTLSSTGSLAANTYTLPVTVTDNTSATATQNISLRVAVAGATTPIATIQANRSTYIGTQITFSGVITVVTNAGYYMQTASATPGSTGDEGIYVYSGSGKNPVGAVVGNNVTVTGTLTQYPLPTVSHTPSLEVTTATLTVNSTGQAVPAAIVLPAGFPTAAGDINQLRKYESMLVSFPSLTATGGTDATLTEATETTVSSGQFYAVATGTPRPFREPGMDFRDFPTATCPTFASCPAASNPATVAGDVRPANLTLYDDNPERLVIESSLGGGAAIDVVAGAVLTNPVGVVDYTYSTDYPYGDPARIILTTANRPTVTASPLTVAALPLPSANQFTVAAYNVERFFDTNAANDVYFNPVTGNTGGTSAVDVTSDAYARRLKKFSLAVRTVLNNPDIISVEEAENIQVLKDMATQIDADTTTGPKPGYVAYGTDSTTTFTNDVGGISIGFLVKPSTTNVTKWEQVGTTTLVAAGTSALNDRPSQVLHATINRGTGATPYPITVISNHLRSLNAVNTATVQSKKELQAEMLANLIQGYQTAGEHVIAVGDMNAFQFSDGYTDTLGTITGNVSPAGTAVMPGKAIVNPAAVDIITKLPAAQQQSYTEWGSAQVLDHAIVTADIAGSTTLAVGHINADFPVALYNDATTPAASSDHDPLLAYLALPTPVTSATLTGTAVFPSVLVGNTSAGQVFTLTNTGETAVTFTSAVASGDFAASNNCPASIAVAATCAINVVFKPTVTGARTGALTVTTSAAVAPVALTGTGIGPVATLSAPAAFPATVVGVQSAAQALTLTNTGTTPLTFTSAVATGDFAATNNCPASLAVGATCSISVTFKPTATGARAGTLTVTTSGTLLPVALTGTGTAADFSLGDSTTAGTTTNITVPAGLSSTATLKFTSLNGFSGSITLACAAPTSGAVTGATCTVTSPVTLAAAGTATATVTIATTARTTASGLGVLPASGMGRGMLAMLTVLVAGGLFAVRRAGRNVRLGGLLALLFALTLGLGGCSSTHLTTSANANGTPAGIYVYTVTATSGSVSHTELVNVTVQ, from the coding sequence TTGAAAATCCTATCTGCAACGAAGCGTCTGATGACGCCGCTGTTCCTGTCCCTGCTTGCGCTTGCGCCGACCGCGTTCGCCCAGAGCCATGTCGTGATGTCGCAGGTATACGGCGGCGGCGGCAATGCCAGCGCAACCTATCGCTATGATTTCGTCGAGCTCTATAACCCGACCGCAGCGGCAGTCGACCTGAGCAGCTACACGATTCAATATGCTTCGGCGACGTCGACCAGCGCCACTGCCTGGTCGAAGGTTCAGTTGAGCGGCAGCATTCAGCCGGGCAAGTACTTCCTGGCACAGCTCTGCATCGGAAATACCGGCACGTCCAACGGCATTCTGCCGCCGACGGCGGACTTCACGGCACCCAATACGGACAACGCCACCTCCTGCGTTCCGGCGCTGGCTGCGGGTGCTGGCAAGGTTGCCCTGGTCAGCAACACCACGTTGCTGAGCGGTACCGGCGGCACGGTGACCGGCCTGTCCGGCACGGGCTGCCCCACCACGAACACGGCAGCCATCGTGGACTTCGTTGGATACGGCAGCACGGCGAACTGCACGGAATCGTTGACGAGCGCTGTCAGCAGGACGGCGGATCTGTCTTCCACCAAGTCCGCCATTCGCGACGCATCCAATGATGACACCGGCGATACCGCCACCGACTTCACCGTGGGCACGCCGAATCCGCGCAACAGCAGTTACGGCACCACGCCGGCTGCCACGCTTGCGATTGCAAGCAGCACTGCGACGCCCGCCAGCATTGCTCCGGGTGACAGCACCGTACTCAGTGTCACGGTGACTCCGGGTAGCGCGACGACTGCAGTTACGGCAACGGTCGACCTCACCTCTGTCGGTGGCAGCGCCACCCAGGTACTGGTTGCGGGCACCACTGCCAACACGTACACCTACACGCTGTCCAGCACAGGCAGCCTTGCGGCCAATACGTACACCCTTCCGGTCACGGTGACGGATAACACCAGTGCGACTGCGACGCAGAACATCTCCCTGCGCGTGGCCGTGGCGGGTGCCACGACGCCCATCGCCACCATCCAGGCGAACCGTTCCACCTACATTGGCACGCAGATCACTTTCTCGGGAGTGATCACGGTTGTGACGAACGCCGGTTACTACATGCAGACGGCCTCGGCGACGCCCGGTTCCACCGGAGACGAAGGCATTTACGTCTATAGCGGCTCCGGCAAGAACCCGGTAGGCGCGGTCGTAGGAAACAATGTGACCGTCACTGGAACGTTGACCCAGTACCCGCTTCCCACGGTCAGCCACACGCCTTCGCTCGAAGTCACGACGGCGACGCTCACAGTGAACAGCACCGGCCAGGCGGTTCCGGCGGCAATCGTTCTGCCGGCAGGCTTTCCCACCGCTGCGGGTGACATCAATCAGCTGCGCAAGTACGAGAGCATGCTTGTCTCGTTCCCGTCGTTGACGGCAACGGGCGGTACCGATGCCACGCTGACGGAGGCCACGGAGACCACCGTCTCCAGCGGCCAGTTCTACGCGGTTGCGACCGGCACGCCGCGCCCCTTCCGCGAACCCGGCATGGACTTCCGTGACTTCCCCACGGCTACCTGCCCCACCTTTGCCAGCTGCCCCGCTGCGAGCAATCCTGCGACGGTTGCGGGCGACGTTCGCCCGGCAAACCTGACCCTGTATGACGACAACCCCGAGCGACTGGTGATCGAAAGCTCTCTGGGTGGTGGAGCTGCCATTGATGTTGTGGCCGGCGCCGTCCTTACCAATCCTGTGGGCGTGGTCGACTATACGTACTCCACGGACTATCCGTATGGCGACCCTGCGCGGATCATCCTCACCACGGCAAACCGTCCCACGGTTACCGCCAGTCCGCTGACGGTTGCGGCCTTGCCGTTGCCCTCTGCAAACCAGTTCACCGTGGCTGCGTACAACGTCGAACGCTTTTTCGATACCAACGCGGCGAATGACGTGTACTTCAACCCGGTAACGGGCAACACCGGCGGTACCTCCGCAGTGGATGTCACGTCGGATGCTTACGCACGCCGTCTGAAGAAGTTCTCGCTGGCGGTTCGCACTGTCCTCAACAATCCGGACATCATCTCGGTCGAAGAGGCGGAAAACATCCAGGTACTGAAGGACATGGCTACCCAGATCGACGCGGACACCACGACCGGTCCCAAGCCCGGTTACGTTGCATACGGCACCGACTCGACCACGACGTTTACCAATGACGTAGGCGGCATCTCCATTGGCTTCCTGGTCAAGCCCAGCACGACCAATGTCACCAAGTGGGAGCAGGTGGGGACCACCACGCTGGTTGCAGCGGGTACTTCTGCTCTGAATGACCGGCCGTCGCAGGTACTCCATGCCACTATCAACCGCGGTACGGGCGCAACGCCCTATCCCATCACTGTCATCTCCAATCACCTGCGTTCGCTGAATGCCGTCAACACTGCAACCGTGCAGAGCAAGAAGGAGCTGCAGGCAGAGATGCTTGCCAACCTGATCCAGGGCTACCAGACTGCGGGTGAGCATGTCATTGCCGTCGGCGACATGAACGCCTTCCAGTTCTCGGATGGTTATACGGACACGCTCGGAACCATCACCGGCAACGTATCACCGGCTGGCACCGCGGTCATGCCGGGCAAGGCCATTGTGAATCCTGCAGCGGTCGACATCATCACGAAGCTGCCGGCAGCACAGCAGCAGAGCTATACCGAGTGGGGCAGCGCGCAGGTGCTGGACCATGCCATCGTCACCGCGGATATTGCGGGTTCCACGACGCTGGCCGTTGGCCACATCAACGCGGATTTCCCGGTCGCTCTGTACAACGATGCAACGACGCCAGCAGCCTCGTCGGATCACGACCCGCTGCTGGCTTACCTCGCCCTTCCGACGCCAGTTACCTCGGCAACGCTGACCGGCACCGCGGTCTTCCCCTCCGTCCTGGTGGGTAACACTTCGGCTGGTCAGGTGTTCACGCTGACCAACACGGGCGAGACGGCCGTCACCTTCACCAGCGCTGTTGCAAGCGGCGATTTCGCTGCCAGCAATAATTGCCCGGCCAGCATTGCGGTGGCTGCAACCTGCGCCATCAACGTGGTCTTCAAGCCCACGGTGACGGGCGCACGCACGGGCGCGCTGACGGTCACAACGTCTGCTGCGGTCGCGCCGGTTGCACTGACCGGCACGGGCATTGGACCGGTGGCGACGCTGTCCGCGCCGGCTGCTTTCCCCGCCACGGTGGTCGGTGTCCAGAGTGCCGCACAGGCACTCACCTTAACGAACACGGGTACAACGCCTCTTACATTCACGAGTGCAGTTGCAACCGGTGACTTCGCCGCAACCAACAACTGCCCCGCCAGCCTGGCGGTCGGCGCAACCTGCTCCATCAGCGTGACGTTCAAACCCACGGCGACCGGTGCACGCGCGGGAACGCTGACGGTAACGACCTCGGGCACGCTTCTGCCGGTTGCGCTTACGGGCACGGGCACGGCAGCGGACTTCAGCCTGGGGGACAGCACCACGGCCGGAACCACCACCAACATCACGGTGCCGGCTGGCCTCAGCTCGACGGCCACGCTGAAGTTCACATCTCTGAACGGCTTCTCGGGCAGCATCACGCTGGCCTGCGCGGCTCCGACGAGCGGTGCGGTTACGGGCGCAACATGCACGGTAACGTCGCCGGTCACACTGGCTGCGGCTGGGACAGCAACAGCAACCGTCACCATTGCCACTACGGCTCGCACAACGGCTTCGGGGCTCGGCGTACTGCCGGCTTCGGGCATGGGACGAGGGATGCTGGCAATGTTGACGGTGCTGGTGGCAGGCGGCCTGTTCGCCGTTCGCCGCGCCGGACGCAACGTTCGGCTGGGTGGCTTGCTGGCTCTGCTGTTCGCCCTGACACTGGGCCTGGGCGGCTGCTCCAGCACGCACCTGACGACGAGCGCAAACGCTAACGGCACACCCGCCGGAATCTATGTGTACACCGTCACGGCAACCTCCGGTTCGGTGTCGCATACGGAACTGGTGAACGTGACCGTTCAGTAA
- a CDS encoding A/G-specific adenine glycosylase: MNCLPSPTTRAPKPGLTRQQCQTFTQNLRAWYRVHARVLPWRGVRDPYRTWISEIMLQQTRVNAVIDHYARFLERFPTVVALALAPEEEVLALWSGLGYYRRARMLHRTAKLVVEEHGGTLPSNAVELRRLPGIGAYTSAAIASIAFGEPVAVVDGNVERVLLRVTGRPETPGAAAAAFINITAQALVPQTNAGDHNQAMMELGATVCLPRGPLCDRCPVYDECITRGEHVTAPRAAMRSKRVRYALTTRKAAGGVAVQVLLQRRPAKASLMAGMLELPELQTTEEAPGSFVLTDEPVLRVRHAIVGTNYYVEVIGIPQRRATTKMAQRKDSMDWVLTNDLPNQPITGLTRKVLQRLRLMKSSAGVGSQDVPLLIGRGGKVLVGDDA; encoded by the coding sequence ATGAATTGCTTGCCAAGCCCGACCACCAGAGCGCCAAAGCCGGGACTCACCCGCCAGCAATGCCAGACCTTCACGCAGAATCTGCGTGCGTGGTATCGCGTGCATGCGCGTGTGTTGCCGTGGCGTGGCGTCCGCGATCCGTACCGCACATGGATCTCAGAGATCATGCTGCAGCAGACCCGCGTGAATGCCGTGATCGATCATTACGCGCGCTTCCTGGAGCGCTTTCCAACCGTGGTGGCGCTGGCGCTTGCACCGGAAGAAGAGGTGCTGGCACTGTGGAGCGGCCTGGGCTACTACCGGCGTGCGCGCATGCTGCACCGTACGGCGAAGCTGGTGGTGGAGGAACACGGCGGTACGCTGCCATCCAATGCGGTGGAGCTGCGAAGGCTGCCGGGCATCGGCGCCTATACCTCTGCGGCGATTGCGAGTATTGCGTTTGGTGAGCCGGTGGCCGTGGTCGATGGCAACGTGGAGCGCGTTCTGCTGCGCGTAACCGGCCGGCCGGAAACACCGGGTGCGGCCGCTGCTGCCTTCATCAACATCACGGCACAGGCTCTCGTGCCGCAGACGAATGCGGGCGATCACAACCAGGCCATGATGGAGCTGGGTGCGACCGTTTGCCTGCCACGCGGACCGCTGTGCGATCGATGCCCGGTCTATGACGAGTGCATCACACGCGGGGAACATGTCACCGCGCCACGCGCTGCCATGCGGTCCAAACGCGTGCGCTACGCCCTGACCACACGCAAGGCCGCCGGAGGCGTCGCCGTCCAGGTGCTGCTGCAGCGAAGGCCGGCAAAGGCATCGCTTATGGCTGGCATGCTGGAATTGCCGGAGCTGCAAACCACCGAGGAGGCCCCAGGCTCCTTTGTGCTGACGGATGAGCCGGTGCTGCGCGTGCGGCACGCCATCGTGGGCACGAACTATTACGTGGAAGTGATCGGCATTCCGCAGCGTCGTGCAACCACGAAGATGGCCCAGCGCAAGGACAGCATGGACTGGGTGCTGACGAACGACCTGCCGAACCAGCCCATCACGGGCCTGACGCGTAAGGTGTTGCAGCGGCTGCGGCTTATGAAGTCGTCCGCAGGTGTGGGCAGCCAGGATGTACCGCTGCTGATCGGCCGCGGGGGCAAGGTTCTTGTCGGCGACGACGCCTGA
- a CDS encoding OsmC family protein, with protein MATERSSSAVWNGGLKDGKGTITTGSGVMKEQSYSFVSRFENGTGTNPEELIAAAHAGCFSMALSAELEKAGHKGDQVATTATVVLEFVDGAPTVTKIHLKTEAKVPGIDDKAFQEIAAGAKANCPISRLLAAAKIDLVASLV; from the coding sequence ATGGCAACGGAACGCAGCAGCAGTGCAGTCTGGAACGGCGGCTTGAAAGATGGCAAGGGCACCATCACCACCGGCAGCGGTGTGATGAAGGAGCAGAGCTACAGCTTTGTGTCGCGCTTTGAAAACGGCACGGGCACCAACCCGGAAGAGCTGATCGCAGCGGCGCACGCCGGCTGCTTCTCCATGGCACTGTCAGCAGAGCTTGAGAAGGCCGGTCACAAGGGTGACCAGGTCGCGACCACCGCCACTGTCGTTCTTGAGTTTGTGGACGGCGCACCGACCGTGACGAAGATCCATCTGAAGACCGAGGCGAAGGTGCCCGGCATCGATGACAAGGCATTCCAGGAGATCGCGGCGGGCGCAAAGGCAAACTGCCCCATCTCGCGCCTGCTGGCCGCGGCAAAGATCGATCTGGTCGCTTCGCTGGTGTAG